Proteins encoded in a region of the Xiphophorus couchianus chromosome 11, X_couchianus-1.0, whole genome shotgun sequence genome:
- the LOC114153218 gene encoding integumentary mucin C.1-like: protein MKLIFSLTLIWAFYCKAGALTCMTCTDLTCSITLPLTCSSETMCITATIRATKSGTSVTQLYKACAASSLCPATGTSTFSVNLGSQSTIASAQCCNTDNCNSQILPAPSSQPTNSLQCIACNPTTSQCINPITCSGDESSCFSATLNDGTNTIPALGCASPNTCTAASGLGSLPFMQSVGSITSGPTCCGTSLCNIPSATTTTTTGPTITTTTPTTTAAQTTKTAVPTTTTAEPATTTSSPTTTVAPTTGTATTTTTAALTTTAAPTTTTVALTTTTSTTTAAPTTTTTAPISTTSAPTTTAVQTTTTAAPTATTAAPTATTAASTTTTAAATTSMAPATTTNNNKRGTNHYNHTTDHNCSTNHNNRCNNPQNNFCNHTNCSTNQNHRNNKLCTNNHNCSTNHNS, encoded by the exons CTGGAGCCCTGACGTGTATGACCTGCACAGACCTGACGTGTTCAATCACATTACCACTAACATGTAGCTCAGAGACAATGTGTATAACAGCTACCATCCGAG CTACTAAATCTGGAACTTCAGTAACACAGCTCTACAAAGCCTGTGCAGCGTCCTCTCTGTGTCCGGCTACAGGCACCTCGACTTTTTCAGTCAACTTGGGATCCCAAAGTACAATTGCATCTGCTCAGTGCTGCAACACAGACAACTGCAACTCACAGATTCTGCCTG CCCCCAGTTCTCAGCCCACTAACTCCCTTCAATGCATTGCTTGTAACCCCACAACTTCTCAGTGCATCAATCCAATAACCTGTTCAGGAGATGAGAGCAGCTGCTTCTCAGCAACtt TGAACGATGGAACAAACACAATCCCTGCACTGGGTTGTGCATCACCAAACACCTGTACAGCTGCTTCAGGTCTGGGAAGTTTGCCGTTCATGCAGAGTGTTGGGTCAATCACCAGTGGACCAACCTGCTGTGGAACCAGTTTGTGCAATATTCCAAGtgcaacaacaaccacaaccacaggacCAACAATCACCACTACAacaccaacaacaacagcagcacaaactACCAAAACTGCTGtcccaacaaccacaactgcagaaCCAGCCACCACAACTTCTTCACCAACAACAACCGTAGCACCAACCACAGGTACagcaacaactacaacaactGCTGCACTAACtacaactgctgcaccaaccacaacaactgtcGCACTAACCACAACcacatcaacaacaactgctgcaccaaccactacaaccacagcaccaATCAGCACAACctcagcaccaaccacaactgctgTACAGACCACCACAACGGCTGCACCAACCGcaacaactgcagcaccaacagcAACAACTGCTGCATCAACAACGAcaactgctgcagcaacaacaagcATGGCACCAGCCACCACAAC caacaacaacaagcgCGGCACTAACCACTACAACCACACCACCGACCACAACTGCAGCACAAACCACAACAACCGCTGCAACAATCCCCAAAACAACTTCTGCAACCACACCAACTGCAGCACTAACCAAAACCACCGCAACAACAAActctgcaccaacaaccacaactgcagcaccaaccacaacagctga
- the LOC114153219 gene encoding cell wall protein DAN4-like → MAPTTTTAAPTTTTAALATTTATITAARTTTTAAPTATTAASTTSAVPTTTTAAPTTTTTATTAAQATTTMAPTTTTAAPTTTTAALATTAATITAARTTTTAAPTATTAASTTSAVPTTTTAAPISTTSATTTTAAPTTTTAATSTTTTAPTTTTASPSTTTTALTTTTAAQTTTTAAPITTKSSAPITTTAAPTTTSAAPTTTSAAPITTTTSATTTAALTTTTGTTTTAAPITTTSSAPTTTTAAPTTTTACGTNHYNRSPNNHNCSTNHYNYSTNNNCCTNNQNCCSNNKYGTNHYIHSTNNHNCCPNNHNCRTSHHNFFTNNNRSTNHNYSTNH, encoded by the exons ATGgccccaacaaccacaactgcagcaccaaccacaacaactgcagcactagccacaaccacagcaacaaTAACTGCTGCACGaaccacaacaactgcagcaccaacagcAACAACTGCTGCATCAACAACAAGTGCGGTACCAACCACTACAAccgcagcaccaacaaccacaaccacagcaacaaCTGCTGCACAAGCAACCACAACTATGgccccaacaaccacaactgcagcaccaaccacaacaactgcagcacTAGCCACAACCGCAGCAACAATAACTGCTGCACGaaccacaacaactgcagcaccaacagcAACAACTGCTGCATCAACAACAAGTGCGGTACCAACCACTACAACCGCAGCACCAATCAGCACAACCTcagcaacaaccacaactgcagcaccaaccacaacaactgctgCAACAtccacaacaactacagcaccaacaaccacaactgcttcaccatccacaacaactacagcactaacaaccacaactgctgcacaAACCACAACAACCGCTGCACCAATCACCACAAAATCTTCTGCACCAAtaaccacaactgctgcaccaacaaccacaagtgctgcaccaactacaacaaGTGCTGCACCAATCACCACAACAACTTCTGcaaccacaactgcagcacTAACCACAACCACCGGAACAacaacaactgctgcaccaaTCACCACAACATCttctgcaccaacaaccacaactgcagcaccaaccacaacaactgct TGCGGTACCAACCACTACAACCGCAgccccaacaaccacaactgcagcaccaaccactacaactACAGCACCAATaacaactgctgcaccaacaaccaaaactgctgcagcaacaacaaatacGGCACCAACCACTACATAcacagcaccaacaaccacaactgctgtcccaacaaccacaactgcagaaCCAGCCACCACAACTTCTTCACCAACAACAACCgtagcaccaaccacaactacagcaccaACCACTAa